The Streptomyces fungicidicus nucleotide sequence CCAGATCGGCCAGTTCGCCGCTGCGGTCGGCCAGTTCGGCCCGGCCGGCGTCCGTGATCGAGTACACCTTGCGGCCGCCCTCGGTGGTGTGGGTGACCAGGCCTTCCGCCTCCAGCTTGGCGAGCCGCGGGTAGACGGTGCCCGCCGACGGGGCGTACAGCCCCTGGAAGCGCTCCTCGAGGAGGCGGATCACCTCGTAGCCGTGGCGGGGGGCCTCGTCGAGCAGCTTCAGCAGGTAGAGGCGGAGGCGTCCGTGGGCGAAGACGGGGGGCATGTCAGAGCACCTTCTTGTCGGTCGTGCCGGCGGTCTCTCCCGAGCCGTCCCGCGGGCCGGGCTCGTCCTCCCCGGCCGGGCGGCGCAGCAGGGCGATGGACCCGGAGACGGTGGTGGCGCGCAGCTTGCCGCTGCCCGCGCCCAGGCGGCCGGTGAGCTTGTGGGCGCCCCACTGGCCCTCTATCCGGAGGTCGTCGAAGGCGTTGGAGATGGCGCCGCTCGCGGTGTTGGCCTCGACGTCGGCGTCCGCCGGTTCCGGCAGCCGGATGGCGATCTCTCCCGAGACGCTGGTCAGCCGGACGTCGGTGGGGCCGTCGGGGTCGAGGTCCACGATCATGGATCCGCTGACCGAGTCCGCCCGGACGGAGGATCCGGAGCCGTCGACGACGGTGAGGTCTCCGGAGACGGAGGCGAAGCGGAGGTCGCCGGTGACGGACTGTGCCTCCACGTTCCCCGTCACGGTGTCGGCGCGGACGGGGCCGGAGAGGGCGACGAGGGTGGTGTCGCCCGCGA carries:
- a CDS encoding DUF4097 family beta strand repeat-containing protein, which encodes MPESSVAEPTKLTFDAPVTELHVRIVNGTVNVVGTDEGPARLEVSEIEGPPLRVTEKNGTLTVAYDDLPWKGFLKWLDRKGWRRSAVVSLAVPARTRVEVGVVGAGAMVSGIRGPAAVKGVAGDTTLVALSGPVRADTVTGNVEAQSVTGDLRFASVSGDLTVVDGSGSSVRADSVSGSMIVDLDPDGPTDVRLTSVSGEIAIRLPEPADADVEANTASGAISNAFDDLRIEGQWGAHKLTGRLGAGSGKLRATTVSGSIALLRRPAGEDEPGPRDGSGETAGTTDKKVL